In Eriocheir sinensis breed Jianghai 21 chromosome 50, ASM2467909v1, whole genome shotgun sequence, one genomic interval encodes:
- the LOC126982263 gene encoding uncharacterized protein LOC126982263: MSKEVSREVIESIKKQQAETQKRLQLANQHINTLYTQVQDLEFQFKMAIVNKKHSARYNLRQKLAVIMGLKIVYLNYCSVKSQELESINRRLRVLTDREDDEAMDTDSNENEEPSTAILEM; the protein is encoded by the exons ATGTCGAAGGAGGTCTCCCGCGAGGTGATCGAGTCCATCAAGAAGCAGCAAGCCGAGACACAGAAACGCCTCCAGCTAGCCAACCAACACATCAACACCTTGTACACGCAG GTTCAGGACTTAGAATTCCAGTTCAAAATGGCGATCGTCAACAAGAAACACTCGGCGCGTTACAACCTACGGCAGAAGCTAGCGGTCATCATGGGCCTCAAGATTGTCTACCTCAACTACTGCTCAGTGAAGTCGCAGGAGCTGGAGAGCATCAACCGAAGACTGCGCGTTCTGACCGACCGAGAGGATGACGAGGCAATGGATACCGACTCCAATGAAAATGAGGAACCTAGCACTGCCATTCTCGAGATGTAG
- the LOC126982262 gene encoding general transcription factor 3C polypeptide 6-like has protein sequence MSMKVEERQVEEEEEEDEEEEEEETLVLVELHGVIDSEIFTQDSFSKFKILAVDSERPVIQIENFVFSGEYEHTVGTAVLFEEEEKRLKCDPVFCKKPARMLRYACSTNKKLSMKRVFVSEKSGARNVKFEGTPGASHPPQDSSDPVEPPVDGSATDVDASVEEETLEPQSYTEPMQED, from the coding sequence ATGTcgatgaaggtggaggaaaggcaagtggaggaggaggaggaggaggacgaggaagaagaggaggaggagacgttagTGCTAGTCGAGCTCCACGGCGTAATAGACTCGGAGATCTTCACTCAGGACAGCTTCAGTAAATTCAAGATTCTGGCGGTGGATTCCGAACGGCCGGTGATACAGATTGAAAACTTCGTCTTCTCCGGCGAGTATGAGCACACAGTGGGGACGGCTGTGttgttcgaggaggaggagaagcgactGAAATGCGACCCCGTGTTCTGCAAAAAGCCGGCGCGGATGTTACGTTACGCCTGCAGCACAAACAAGAAGCTGAGCATGAAACGTGTGTTCGTCTCGGAGAAGAGCGGAGCCAGGAATGTGAAGTTTGAGGGGACGCCAGGAGCTAGCCACCCCCCACAGGACTCCTCTGACCCTGTAGAACCTCCTGTTGATGGTTCTGCTACTGATGTGGATGCCAGTGTGGAGGAAGAGACATTAGAACCGCAAAGTTATACCGAACCGATGCAGGAAGATTAG
- the LOC126982260 gene encoding heparan-alpha-glucosaminide N-acetyltransferase-like, whose amino-acid sequence MGDGDEFFPPPTCPAAPHGHHLTLGQACLEVASGDAHNTLKLWAQAEECYKCPPWYFLTLPPADTQTLIVNTTYLTNLFITKNDDTDLYSLQYHFREYGNYHLRLGEKVAEIEVTRQPENEYLPLLTAALFYLLLAFMWQCAKFLVRRMDSSAASPELRRRTTSDPSERRPLVSSMEEPQPSTSTEPQPSTSSHPSTSSQPSSMQHSASLASTVLASEQLASPLHSNQSLVQTFYVTRDLPLPLPDARRESGRLLSLDAFRGLAIVLMIFVNYGGGQYSFFKHAPWNGITVADLVFPWFLWIMGVSLVFSVRSQLRRTTKRIIIVLRILKRCIILFALGLIVNSTNGNNYMPTFRIFGVLQRFAICYLLTAVIEVYLMNPQESPEYVWYWKVRDLVRSSPQWVFTLVLVTMQVVLTFGLSVPGCPKGYLGPGGLHEWGMYRGCTGGAAGYIDRVFVGEKHVYAHPTCAKIYASNTPYDPEGLLGALTSVLMVQFGAACGRIIITFETHWGRVVRWLAWAGVTGLMAGFLCGWRKEGGLIPVNKNLWSLSYVLCTASFAFILFTVFYLLIDQRKWWSGNPLRYAGMNAIFLYVGHEVFGGLFPWSWRPVGQHHANYLVMNLWATSSWIIIAYLCHRRKLYFSV is encoded by the exons ATGGGCGACGGGGATGAGTTTTTCCCTCCTCCGACATGTCCGGCTGCCCCCCATGGCCACCACCTCACCCTAGGCCAGGCGTGTCTCGAGGTGGCCAGCGGCGACGCCCACAACACCCTCAAGCTATGGGCACAGGCTGAGGAGTGCTATAAG TGTCCGCCGTGGTATTTCCTCACCCTGCCGCCCGCGGACACCCAGACCCTCATCGTCAACACCACATATCTGACCAACCTCTTCATCACCAAGAACGACGACACCGATTTGtacag CCTCCAGTACCACTTTCGGGAGTACGGGAACTACCATCTTCGTCTGGGGGAGAAAGTGGCGGAGATTGAGGTGACGAGACAGCCGGAAAATGAGTACTTGC CCCTGCTCACGGCcgccctcttctacctcctcctcgccttcatgTGGCAATGCGCGAAGTTCCTGGTGAGACGCATGGATTCATCTGCCGCCTCCCCGGAACTGAGG cgcCGAACCACATCCGACCCTAGCGAGCGCCGACCCCTAGTCTCATCCATGGAGGAACCACAACCGTCAACCTCAACCGAACCGCAACCATCCACATCTtctcacccctccacctcctcacagccCTCATCCATGCAGCACTCCGCCTCACTTGCTTCCACTGTGCTAGCCTCGGAGCAGCTCGCAAGCCCCCTACACAGCAACCAGAGCCTCGTACAGACGTTTTATGTTACCCGAGACCTGCCGCTCCCACTCCCCGACGCAAGAAGGGAGTCAGGGCGGCTGCTCTCACTGGATGCCTtcagagg GCTGGCCATCGTGCTCATGATCTTCGTCAATTACGGCGGCGGACAGTACAGCTTCTTCAAACACGCGCCCTGGAATGGTATCACAGTGGCCGACCTCGTCTTCCCATG GTTCTTGTGGATCATGGGCGTGAGTCTCGTCTTCTCCGTGCGCTCTCAGCTCCGTCGCACCACCAAGCGCATCATCATCGTCCTGCGTATACTCAAAAGGTGCATCATCCTCTTCGCTCTGGGCCTCATCGTCAACAG CACCAATGGAAACAACTACATGCCGACCTTTCGTATCTTTGGCGTGCTCCAGCGCTTCGCCATCTGCTACCTCCTGACGGCTGTGATCGAAGTCTACTTAATGAACCCACAAGAGTCCCCTGAG tatGTGTGGTACTGGAAGGTCCGAGACTTGGTGCGCTCAAGTCCGCAGTGGGTGTTCACGCTGGTGCTGGTAACAATGCAGGTGGTGCTTACTTTCGGCCTGTCTGTCCCGGGATGCCCAAA ggGCTATCTGGGGCCTGGGGGGCTGCACGAGTGGGGGATGTACCGGGGCTGCACTGGGGGGGCTGCGGGGTACATCGACCGAGTGTTTGTGGGTGAAAAACACGTCTACGCACACCCCACTTGTGCTAAAATCTACGCCAGCAACACGCCTTACGACCCCGAGGGATTGCTGGGTGCCCTGACGTCTGTGCTGATG gttcaaTTCGGCGCCGCATGTGGACGTATAATCATCACCTTCGAGACACACTGGGGCCGCGTCGTGCGATGGCTGGCGTGGGCGGGCGTAACCGGGCTAATGGCGGGCTTCCTCTGCGGCTGGCGTAAGGAGGGCGGACTCATCCCTGTCAACAAGAACCTCTGGTCACTCTCATACGTCCTCTGCACCGCCTCCTTCGCCTTCATCCTCTTCACCGTGTTCTACCTCCTCATTGATCAGCGGAAGTGGTGGAGCGGCAATCCGTTACGCTACGCTGGAATGAACGCGATTTTCCTGTACGTCGGGCATGAGGTTTTCGGGGGGCTGTTCCCTTGGTCGTGGCGTCCGGTTGGGCAGCATCACGCAAATTATCTCGTCATGAATTTGTGGGCGACGAGTTCCTGGATCATCATTGCGTATCTGTGTCATCGTCGAAAGCTGTATTTCTCGGTGTGA